The proteins below are encoded in one region of Hordeum vulgare subsp. vulgare chromosome 3H, MorexV3_pseudomolecules_assembly, whole genome shotgun sequence:
- the LOC123444908 gene encoding protein HESO1 has protein sequence MIELVPNNDVLEKCIKDILSQIKPAEDDLNRRLSAIKELEVSMQPVAALKGAAAKPFGSFLSNLYSKSGDLDISVQLMNGSNLPINKKKKISTLKAVRTALQKGGVYGYMEFIPQARVPVLQYVSNRFGISCDLSVDNYPGRIKSKIFYWISTLDERFGDMVLLIKEWAKAQNINDPKSGTLNSYSLCLLVLFHFQTCEPAILPPLEDIYEGNITEDFADMTLYNEEHLDEVCAANIAKFQSQNKEQRNESSLCHLLATFFHKFCHIDSLSSDVISTYTGQFKKIQDIPIRRKKSYSLFVEDPVERPDNAARAVGERGLLLIASAFSDANSKLASLEHTDRNDLLAMLSTPGVCSKLGGRVITNNYTNTPQRTRQHVINAGAKVSKQRHRGAKGFTGSRPAQNPTQANIDTPGRQTPGHHRNHDPPQVYTNTAVHQPPRQPGLYPNHYPPSAYTPGHQTTGLYPSQSHPQAHPTWDPTGLLYQNHNHHQAYTPEYQAARPYQYQSQPQPHTSGFQTPRYQYQSQSPVHTGGIQRPEPYNYQSQPQGHSTGFYMPRQYQNGYHNQPAYTAGQGPYQNWQGTQYTPDHQTNRYNRNGASTRYEPVAGGVQNGPARARDSRSQASSSRQASSSRTEWRGNSQHQT, from the exons ATGATTGAACTTGTCCCCAACAACGATGTGCTGGAGAAGTGTATTAAAGACATCCTCTCTCAAATAAAACCGGCAGAGGATGATCTGAACAGAAGACTATCTGCAATTAAGGAGCTGGAAGTTTCCATGCAACCAGTTGCAGCCTTGAAAG GTGCTGCTGCAAAACCTTTTGGATCCTTTCTATCAAATCTTTACTCAAAATCAGGAGATTTGGATATATCAGTTCAGCTCATGAATGGCTCAAACCTCCCtataaacaagaaaaagaagataaGTACCTTGAAAGCAGTAAGGACAGCTTTGCAAAAGGGAG GTGTTTATGGATATATGGAGTTCATTCCTCAAGCAAGAGTCCCAGTTCTTCAGTACGTGAGCAACCGCTTTGGTATTTCCTGCGATTTATCCGTGGATAACTACCCTGGTCGAATTAAATCCAAAATCTTCTACTGGATCAGTACTTTGGATGAACGTTTTGGTGATATGGTTTTATTG ATCAAGGAGTGGGCAAAAGCTCAAAACATTAATGATCCAAAAAGTGGGACCCTGAACTCCTATTCGCTTTGCCTACTTGTTCTCTTTCATTTTCAG ACATGTGAGCCGGCAATCCTACCACCTTTGGAGGACATTTATGAAGGAAATATCACAGAAGATTTTGCAG ACATGACGCTTTATAATGAGGAACATCTTGATGAGGTTTGTGCTGCAAATATAGCAAAATTTCAAAGCCAGAACAAGGAACAAAGAAATGAAAGCTCTCTttgtcatctccttgcaacctttttTCACAAG TTTTGTCACATTGACTCCCTTTCGAGTGATGTGATATCTACCTACACTGGTCAGTTTAAGAAAATTCAGGACATTCCAATTCGGAGGAAGAAATCCTATAGCTTGTTT GTCGAAGATCCAGTTGAGAGGCCTGATAATGCTGCTAGAGCGGTTGGTGAGAGAGGGCTCCTCCTAATTGCTAGTGCCTTCAGTGATGCTAATAGCAAGTTAGCTTCTCTCGAGCATACTGACCGAAACGACTTACTGGCAATGTTGTCCACACCTGGTGTTTGCTCAAAACTTGGCGGAAGAGTCATCACTAACAATTATACAAACACCCCGCAAAGGACTCGACAGCATGTAATCAACGCGGGAGCTAAGGTATCTAAGCAACGTCACCGTGGAGCCAAAGGATTTACAGGAAGCAGACCAGCCCAAAATCCTACTCAGGCGAACATTGATACTCCAGGGCGCCAAACGCCAGGACACCACCGAAATCATGACCCTCCTCAGGTTTATACTAACACCGCAGTTCATCAGCCACCAAGACAGCCAGGGCTATACCCAAACCATTATCCCCCATCGGCATATACTCCGGGGCACCAAACAACAGGATTATACCCGAGTCAGAGCCATCCACAGGCACACCCTACATGGGACCCGACAGGGTTACTATACCAGAATCATAATCATCACCAGGCGTATACCCCAGAGTACCAAGCAGCAAGACCGTACCAGTATCAGAGTCAACCGCAGCCTCATACAAGCGGGTTCCAAACACCAAGATACCAGTATCAGAGTCAGTCACCTGTTCATACAGGCGGGATCCAAAGGCCAGAACCATACAACTATCAGAGTCAACCGCAGGGCCATTCAACTGGGTTCTACATGCCAAGACAATACCAGAATGGATATCACAATCAGCCGGCCTATACTGCAGGCCAAGGACCATACCAGAACTGGCAGGGGACGCAATACACACCCGACCATCAGACTAATAGGTATAATAGGAATGGTGCGAGTACAAGGTACGAGCCTGTTGCTGGAGGGGTCCAGAATGGACCGGCACGGGCACGAGACTCGCGATCGCAAGCCTCCTCAAGCCGGCAAGCCTCCTCAAGCCGTACGGAATGGCGAGGAAACAGTCAACATCAGACCTGA
- the LOC123444907 gene encoding ABC transporter C family member 3-like gives MAVTERSLPCLFLHGASAAVHLILVLAVAGSRLFPRRGKDTVVAACGFRCHAVAACATWALAAFQLLLAAYSCYLGTGAGYPLDAAADLADGAVRAVAWLLLAAYLQFEFRREERFPAPLRLWWALFLLLSVLEVAVHAATSLDGVPVPARSWALDAASVLAAVVLLVAGLLGKRELAGGSASEEPLLNGASESNSAYASAFSGAGLLGVLTFSWMGPLLAVGHKKALGLDDVPGLDPGDSVAGLLPSFKANLERLAGDGTTAQRVTAFKLAKVLVRTFRWHVAVTALYALVYNVATYVGPYLIDSLVQYLNGGDERHARKGQLLVLAFIAAKVFECLSQQHSCFRLQQVGIRARSALVAVVYEKGLALSGRSRQTHSSGEMVNIVGVDADRVGNSSWYIHDLWLVPLQVSMAMFVLYSTLGLASLAALGATVVVMLVNVPSVKVQEKLQKNLMKSKDVRMKATSEILRNMRILKLQGWEMKFLSKIIALRKTETNWLKKYLYTSTMITFIFWSAPTFIAVVTFGACILMGIPLESGKVLSALATLRVLQESIYNLPDRISAIIQTKVSLDRIASFLCLEEFPTDAVQRLPIGSSDVAVEVSNGCFSWEASPEMPTLKGLNFRARQGMCVAVCGTVGSGKSSLLSCILGEVPKLSGMVRTCGTIAYVSQSAWIQSGKVQENILFGKQMDSEKYDRVLELCSLKKDLESFPSGDQTVIGERGINLSGGQKQRVQIARALYQDADIYLFDDPFSAVDAHTGSHIFKECLLGALAQKTVMYVTHQLEFLPAADLILVMKDGVIAQSGRYNEILGSGEEFMELVGAHQDALAAIDTMNVVNGASEAFSSSGAASLSGSLPSAEKKDKQNVKQDDGHGQNGQLVQEEERERGRVGFWVYWKYLTIAYGGALVPFVLLAQISFEVLHIASNYWMAWAAPASKDVEPPVSMYTLIYVYVALALGSSVCTFVRALFLVPAAYKTATLLFNKMHVSIFRAPMSFFDSTPSGRILNRASTDQSLVDTSIANRMGSIAFAFIQLGGTIVVMSQVAWQVFVVFIPVIVVCLWYQRYYIDTARELQRMVGICKAPIIQHFVESITGSTIIRSFGKENQFLSTNNQLMDAYSRPKFYNAGAMEWLCFRMDMLSSLTFAIALIFLINLPAGIIDPGIAGLVVTYGLNLNIMQVTLVTSMCNLENKIISVERILQYLSLPEEAPLSISEDGLAHNWPSEGEIQLHNLHVKYAPQLPFVLKGLTVTFPGGMKTGIVGRTGSGKSTLIQALFRIMDPTVGQIIVDGIDICTIGLHDLRSRLSIIPQDPTMFDGTVRHNLDPLGEYTDNQIWEALDHCQLGDEVRKKELKLDSPVVENGENWSVGQRQLVCLGRVILRRTKILVLDEATASVDTATDNLIQKTLQQHFSEATVITIAHRITSVLHSDIVLLLDNGVAVEHQTPAKLLEDRSSLFSKLVAEYTMRSTRT, from the exons ATGGCGGTGACCGAGCGATCACTGCCGTGCCTCTTCCTCCACGGCGCCAGCGCCGCGGTCCACCTCATCCTCGTCCTCGCCGTTGCTGGGAGCCGGCTCTTCCCCCGCCGCGGGAAGGACACGGTCGTCGCCGCGTGCGGGTTCCGGTGCCACGCGGTGGCGGCCTGCGCCACGTGGGCTCTGGCGGCGTTCCAGCTCCTCCTCGCCGCGTACTCCTGCTACCTGGGCACCGGCGCCGGATATCCGCTCGACGCGGCGGCGGACCTGGCGGATGGCGCCGTGCGGGCGGTGGCGTGGCTGCTGCTCGCGGCGTACCTGCAGTTCGAGTTCCGCCGCGAGGAGCGGTTCCCCGCGCCGCTCAGGCTCTGGTGGGCGCTCTTCCTGCTGCTCTCGGTTCTCGAGGTCGCCGTCCACGCCGCCACGAGCCTCGACGGGGTTCCCGTGCCCGCGCGTTCGTGGGCGCTCGACGCCGCCTCGGTCCTCGCGGCCGTGGTACTGCTCGTCGCCGGGCTGTTGGGCAAGAGGGAACTAGCAGGCGGGTCTGCTTCCGAGGAGCCTCTGCTAAATGGCGCGAGTGAGAGCAACAGCGCCTATGCCTCCGCGTTCTCCGGCGCCGGCCTCCTCGGCGTCCTCACCTTCTCCTGGATGGGGCCGCTGCTCGCCGTGGGCCACAAGAAGGCCCTCGGCCTCGACGACGTCCCGGGCCTCGACCCCGGCGACAGCGTGGCCGGCCTGCTCCCCTCGTTCAAGGCCAACCTCGAGAGGCTGGCCGGCGACGGCACCACCGCCCAAAGGGTGACGGCGTTCAAGCTCGCCAAGGTGCTGGTGCGCACCTTCCGATGGCACGTCGCGGTGACCGCGCTCTACGCTCTGGTCTACAACGTGGCCACCTACGTCGGCCCGTACCTCATCGACTCCCTCGTGCAGTACCTCAACGGCGGCGACGAGAGGCACGCGAGGAAGGGGCAGCTCCTTGTCCTCGCCTTCATCGCAGCCAAGGTGTTCGAGTGTTTGTCCCAACAGCACTCGTGCTTCCGGCTGCAGCAGGTCGGGATACGGGCGCGGTCCGCGCTCGTCGCCGTCGTGTACGAGAAAGGGCTGGCCCTCTCCGGCCGTTCCAGGCAGACCCACTCGAGCGGCGAGATGGTCAACATCGTCGGCGTCGACGCCGACCGCGTCGGGAACTCCTCCTGGTACATCCACGACCTGTGGCTGGTACCGCTCCAAGTAAGCATGGCGATGTTCGTCCTCTACTCCACTCTCGGGCTTGCCTCGCTCGCCGCGCTCGGCGCCACCGTGGTCGTCATGCTTGTCAATGTTCCTTCGGTGAAAGTCCAGGAGAAGCTCCAGAAGAATCTGATGAAGAGCAAGGATGTTAGAATGAAGGCGACGTCCGAGATCCTACGCAACATGAGGATTCTCAAGCTGCAGGGGTGGGAGATGAAGTTCTTGTCCAAGATCATCGCCCTCAGGAAGACAGAAACAAACTGGCTCAAGAAGTACCTTTACACCTCGACCATGATCACCTTCATCTTCTGGAGTGCCCCTACTTTCATCGCCGTGGTCACCTTCGGAGCATGCATACTAATGGGGATACCATTGGAGTCGGGCAAGGTGCTGTCTGCATTGGCCACACTCCGGGTGCTGCAGGAATCGATATACAACCTTCCGGACAGGATCTCGGCCATCATTCAGACAAAGGTGTCTCTTGACAGGATAGCCTCCTTCCTGTGCCTCGAGGAGTTCCCAACAGACGCTGTGCAGAGGCTGCCAATCGGCAGCTCAGATGTTGCAGTTGAGGTCAGCAATGGGTGCTTTTCCTGGGAGGCCTCGCCTGAAATGCCAACGCTCAAGGGCCTCAACTTTCGAGCTCGGCAAGGCATGTGTGTGGCGGTCTGCGGCACGGTCGGCTCCGGAAAATCGAGCCTGCTCTCTTGCATTCTTGGCGAGGTTCCGAAGCTATCAGGAATGGTCAGGACTTGCGGGACAATAGCCTATGTGAGCCAGTCAGCGTGGATACAGAGCGGCAAGGTTCAGGAGAACATACTGTTCGGCAAGCAGATGGACAGTGAGAAGTATGACAGAGTGCTGGAGTTGTGTTcgctgaagaaagacttggagagCTTCCCATCGGGCGACCAGACGGTCATTGGAGAGCGAGGCATCAACCTCAGCGGTGGGCAGAAGCAGAGAGTTCAGATAGCACGAGCGCTGTATCAGGACGCCGACATTTATTTGTTCGACGATCCCTTCAGCGCTGTCGATGCTCATACAGGATCCCACATATTCAAG GAATGCTTGCTTGGGGCATTGGCTCAAAAAACAGTGATGTACGTCACTCATCAGCTTGAATTTTTACCTGCAGCTGATCTTATTCTG GTAATGAAAGATGGGGTAATAGCACAATCTGGCAGATACAATGAAATACTTGGCTCAGGGGAAGAGTTTATGGAACTGGTAGGTGCTCACCAAGATGCTCTTGCAGCGATTGACACAATGAATGTTGTGAATGGAGCCAGTGAGGCTTTCTCGTCCAGTGGAGCGGCAAGCCTGTCCGGGTCACTACCATCAGCTGAGAAAAAGGATAAGCAAAATGTcaaacaagatgatggccatggtCAGAATGGGCAGCTGGTACAGGAAGAAGAAAGGGAGAGGGGCAGGGTGGGGTTTTGGGTCTACTGGAAGTACCTCACCATAGCTTATGGGGGAGCTCTTGTACCATTCGTGCTGCTCGCTCAGATATCTTTTGAAGTGCTTCACATTGCTAGCAATTACTGGATGGCCTGGGCTGCTCCTGCGTCGAAGGACGTCGAGCCTCCGGTCAGCATGTACACACTAATATACGTCTATGTCGCATTGGCCCTTGGAAGCTCGGTGTGCACCTTCGTGAGAGCCCTGTTTCTTGTACCAGCTGCATACAAGACAGCAACTCTGTTGTTTAACAAGATGCATGTATCCATATTCCGAGCTCCGATGTCTTTCTTTGATTCCACTCCAAGTGGGCGCATCTTGAATAGG GCTTCGACTGATCAAAGCCTAGTGGACACCAGCATTGCTAACAGGATGGGTTCTATCGCGTTTGCCTTCATACAACTTGGTGGAACTATTGTTGTGATGTCTCAAGTTGCATGGCAGGTCTTTGTTGTTTTCATTCCTGTAATTGTTGTTTGCCTCTGGTACCAG CGCTACTATATTGATACAGCCAGAGAGTTGCAAAGGATGGTCGGGATTTGCAAAGCTCCTATCATACAACATTTTGTAGAATCAATAACTGGATCAACAATCATTAGAAGTTTTGGCAAGGAAAATCAGTTTTTATCAACTAATAACCAGCTAATGGATGCCTACTCACGACCAAAATTCTACAATGCTGGAGCAATGGAGTGGCTTTGCTTCCGCATGGATATGCTCTCATCCCTTACATTTGCCATCGCTTTGATATTTTTAATCAATCTGCCAGCCGGTATCATTGATCCAG GAATTGCTGGCCTTGTAGTCACATATGGGCTTAATCTGAACATAATGCAAGTAACGCTTGTAACAAGCATGTGCAATTTGGAGAACAAGATCATCTCAGTAGAAAGAATTTTGCAATACCTAAGCCTTCCTGAAGAGGCTCCTCTTTCAATATCTGAAGATGGGTTAGCTCATAACTGGCCGTCGGAAGGAGAAATTCAGCTCCATAACCTGCAT GTGAAATATGCTCCACAACTACCGTTTGTTCTGAAGGGTCTTACAGTCACTTTTCCTGGAGGCATGAAGACGGGTATTGTTGGTAGAACAGGCAGTGGTAAATCAACTCTCATACAGGCCCTTTTCCGTATCATGGATCCCACTGTCGGACAGATAATAGTAGACGGCATCGACATTTGCACCATCGGTTTGCATGATCTGAGATCTAGATTGAGCATCATTCCGCAAGACCCAACGATGTTCGACGGCACCGTGAGACACAACCTTGACCCTCTAGGCGAGTACACTGACAATCAAATCTGGGAG GCCTTGGACCACTGTCAGCTAGGAGATGAAGTTCGGAAAAAGGAGCTGAAACTTGATTCTCCAG TGGTGGAGAACGGTGAGAACTGGAGCGTGGGCCAGCGTCAGCTCGTCTGTCTCGGTAGGGTGATCCTGAGACGGACCAAGATACTGGTCCTGGACGAAGCCACCGCTTCGGTAGACACCGCAACAGATAACCTGATCCAGAAGACACTGCAGCAGCATTTCTCGGAGGCGACCGTCATCACGATCGCGCATCGAATCACCTCGGTCCTTCACAGCGATATAGTCTTGCTTCTTGACAACG GCGTGGCTGTGGAGCACCAAACGCCGGCCAAGTTGCTGGAGGACAGATCCTCTCTGTTCTCAAAGCTTGTCGCAGAATACACGATGAGGTCCACGCGCACTTGA